The proteins below come from a single Sorghum bicolor cultivar BTx623 chromosome 4, Sorghum_bicolor_NCBIv3, whole genome shotgun sequence genomic window:
- the LOC8075209 gene encoding uncharacterized protein LOC8075209: MARSARARRHVARQLKSTHPIPSYRWKAKAMKKSNRKQASPALQKMDWEDANCSVCMEYPHNAVLILCSSHDKGCRPYMCGTSYRHSNCLDQFKKAYTKGALLQEVHANSIGTNLDSAQLTAEKTESMDLACPLCRGKVKGWTVVEPARSYLNGKRRTCMQDGCSFVGTYKELRKHVKLEHPLAKPREVDPVLEQKWRLLEIERERQDALSTITATMGRAVVLGDYVLDLEDGVDLEDVDSDADVDDGRGTENTRRMLLFIMRQVAQHHQNQRLQNATGASDNAEDNYVVSSGANGTTPYPYPLEGEDENDMVVAGGRSTDVLRPERRRRRRRRNRGRLFLGAN, from the coding sequence ATGGCGAGAAGTGCAAGAGCTAGGAGGCATGTGGCTCGTCAGCTCAAGTCCACCCATCCCATTCCTTCGTACCGATGGAAGGCAAAGGCGATGAAAAAATCCAACCGAAAGCAAGCGTCGCCAGCCTTGCAAAAGATGGACTGGGAAGATGCCAATTGCTCTGTGTGCATGGAATACCCACATAACGCTGTGCTCATCCTCTGTTCATCCCATGATAAGGGCTGCCGTCCTTACATGTGTGGAACTAGCTACCGCCACTCGAATTGCTTGGATCAGTTCAAGAAAGCCTACACCAAGGGGGCATTGCTTCAGGAAGTTCATGCAAATAGCATTGGCACTAATCTGGATTCAGCGCAATTGACTGCAGAAAAAACTGAGTCCATGGACCTTGCATGTCCATTGTGTCGTGGCAAGGTGAAAGGGTGGACAGTGGTAGAACCAGCTCGAAGCTACCTCAATGGAAAAAGGAGAACATGCATGCAGGATGGTTGCTCATTTGTGGGGACCTATAAGGAGCTCCGCAAGCATGTCAAGTTGGAACACCCTCTTGCAAAGCCAAGGGAAGTTGATCCTGTTCTTGAGCAAAAATGGAGATTGCTTGAGATTGAAAGAGAGCGGCAAGATGCTCTCAGTACGATCACTGCAACAATGGGCAGAGCTGTTGTTCTTGGTGATTATGTGCTAGACTTGGAGGATGGAGTGGACTTGGAGGATGTTGATAGTGATGCTGATGTTGATGATGGCCGTGGGACAGAAAACACTCGTAGGATGCTTCTATTTATTATGCGCCAAGTTGCTCAACATCATCAAAACCAAAGGCTTCAGAATGCGACCGGTGCATCTGACAATGCTGAGGACAATTATGTGGTGAGCAGTGGTGCCAATGGAACCACACCATACCCTTACCCCTTGGAAGGGGAGGACGAGAATGATATGGTTGTGGCCGGAGGCAGAAGCACTGATGTGCTCCGACcagagaggaggcgccgccgccgccgcaggaaCCGTGGAAGATTATTTTTAGGTGCTAATTGA